The Thunnus thynnus chromosome 1, fThuThy2.1, whole genome shotgun sequence nucleotide sequence GAGTGGCTGGTCTGTCACCTTTATGCCTCCAGATGACTTTCTGAGGTAATGTGGCAAAAGCTGCAGCTATCTTGTTTGTTAAGTCTGCAGGAAGTTCACTCACAAAAGTCCCCAGAGACATGAGGATGACTCCATGTTCCCCTGAACTCTGGACAAACTCCTCCAAGTGTTGAGGCAGAGGTTTTGCAGGTTTACACTGAAACCCACCGATATAGATAACATTAGGCATGGTGGGACGAGGGAACTCAAACACAAAGTCCACTCTCATGAGCCATAGATCTGCTCCCTGTAATAGGTCACTGTATCTGACTTGTGGGCCAAAGAACTCATCACAGACAGCTTGATACTGAGGGCGGATTAGAAATATATCCTGAGCTTGCCAAATGACATAGAAAATAAGATTTTTCACTCTCTGTATGAAAGTCATTTTGTCTGACAGTCCTGAGCCGGTCAATGGGATATAAGATAAAGGAGAAGGTGCAATGGCCATATGCCCCTCCCCACTGGTTACCCACCGCACATTATAGACTAGAGGTAGCTTAAGAGCGTGAGACAAAATTATTCCTGCACCCCATGCTGGGTCAGTAAATACCATGtcatatttactctcctttagATTTTTCATTAAGTCGTTATCTTTAAACATGTTAGTAGCCATTTTGCACATTATTCTATGTATGTTAAACATTGCATTAAACATTTCAACCTGCAAGCTTGCAAAGCTCAAAACTGAACTCTCCCCCCTCTCTATATCAATAATCTTTTTCAGAATGGGGTTAACGAAGTCGTGATTAAAGGCTTCGCTGACAGGAACTGTGATTGTATTGTAGTGCGGAGAGTCATCCTTGATGTACCAGCTTTGATTGGTGCGTACCACATCAACAGAGTGTCCTTGAGTGTGGAGAGCTTTGATCATGATGTCCATGTTCACCCAGTGGCTTCCCTCTAAAGGAAAAATCAAAATCTTGCCTCCATGACAAATTCTCCATGATAAGAACAGGATGGATAATGAGagaagaaatgtttttgaattTCTGTGCACGGGCATCTCTAAcctgaaaggaaaaaacaaacaaatacataattaaTAATTCTAGGTTACCTAGGATAAGAAAACTAGACGTAAAATTCCATAAATGCCTTGACAAAAGAAAACTCAACAATAGATGGATCTGTAACATACCTGTTTTACATGAAGTTGCTCCAGCCATGCATATGGGTAAAGTACTCCTTAGATGTTGGTGTGAAACACTTTAAGTACCAGTGCATGCATAACCACAAATTCCAGGATAGCTTACATAAGTGGATTATGGATAAGCTCTTATTTGAGCTTTTCTCTCAGGAACAGAGAACAACATGGTCTCTTTGTTGAGCCATGGGCAGAAATGTATTAGAGCTATTTATTTGTACTTCTTTGTTTGAATCCTAttcttaatttttaaaaatctatctACACACATCCTCAAGTGGTTCATATTTATAATCGACACCTCAAGGATTTTCAAAGGTGTGTTCATCCAAAATCACCAAGAAGATGTAAATCATTTGGGAAAGAGCCAAGGTGGTCCAAATAATATTACATATCTCATATCAAACTTTAACAGCAAccttaatgtttttatataatattaGAAGTCACAGGTCATATATGTCTGACAcccagttgtttttttgtttttgttttttccagtcCTTTTTTACCCCATACAATCTGTATCTCAGAGTCAAAGACCAatcaaacaacataaaatgaaCTTTCTATTGGCAAGAAAAAGAATTCAAACAGCACAGTTGTGGTGCTAATGTGCAACTCTGCACTTTAATGAGTTGTGcagaatatatttaatttatttgatttattcatCAGATTCAGTGGCTGATATtgcatgttttagatgtttttcaccattttgaaTCACATCATGCACAACGTATTTGCATGGCTCCTCTCTCCCTTTATCTATTTTGGTCATCTCTGTCTGGtttaataaaaagacaaaataatatgaCTTATACTGTTTACCTGTGCTCATTTCATTTTGTACTcatcatgtttatttacagcCTCCACATCTGGTATAACTGGACCTGGAATGTCACAGATCTCAACACTTCAGCCAGAAATAtgtccatgtttgcatgtgCCTTTGTTGCATTGCTCAGCTGTAATGTAAAGACATGGCCATGCAGAGGCAGTGCAGGCTCAACTCAACAAGAGGCtgagctgctcagctgcaggaAAACAGGATCTTCCTATGGTCTTCTATTACAAAGTATCAACAAATTTCTAACATTTCAAACAAGACCTGTGCTTTAAAGTTGTTGTAAGATTTATTTTCTACTTCTGATGGAGTAAAGATAACAGTTTTGCCCTGCTTTGTGCTATGGCAAAAAACATCCTGGACCGACATTATGCGCTAATCTGTATGCAAGATCATTTTACACCCTCACAAAGAATGCAGGATTAGTCATCTGGTTGAATGGAAGTGCTGCCTGGGAAATTCAAGTCCTGGCAAGAAAGCCTCCTATCCTTCCCACACACAGTCAAGCAGAATGTAATGACGAACTGTAAAATCATGTGGAGTGTCTGACCTTTGTGTACTCTACGTATATGATCATGGAATTGATGACCCTCTGAAGTTGCACAGTAACTCAAAGAGATGcaggtcttttttttattagaaacaatatgtagtTTTATTCTTTCTCTTTAGCAAGTTTCACATGTTTACTTACAAGGATGTTCTCCAGAAAACTTACATAACttccaggctgctgctgatgccAGGATAAGTAATGGAGATTTGTGAAACTGGAATTATAGAAAAGCAGACACTATAGTTAGTGGAAATGTTcacaaagcaaataaaaatgagcatgagaaaaaaaaactcatgagAAATGCCTTTTCTTCAAACATCAGTCAACCATCAAGATATGTTATCATATTTCACTCTGTTATGTAACCTGCATAAACATACTTTAAGGGCCGGTGGTGAGATAGTCATCTTAAATGATCCTGTGAGGACTTGTTCTTGTCATTTTGTACCTACCTCTACCAGACTCAATGATAAATCTCCACTCTGTGATGCCAGCAAATACACTAGGCCAAATGaatgtgttgatttttatttatgtgtgaaaTGTGGGCAAAAAAATGCAGCGAATATCACTgaatgttgaattattttcattcataaagCAGTCAATTTTTCTCATACTGTATGAAGTACATAAAATGAGTTACACTTATGTCTAAACTCAGAAACAgaatctctttttaaaaaactctcTGTGAGATGTACTCAGCAAACAATGTCTGGCATGGCTGTGGATAACCAGAGCAGGGCTGTAGCTGTTAATGTGCTTTGCCTCTATTTGTTAGTTGAATTGTGGTATTTAGAGGGTGCTTCCAGCATGGTTAGGGACAATGATGCTGGCCCATTTGTAAATAactgggatgaagaggagagcGGAGCCCAGGATTGACACCAGCAGGAAGGCCCACAGAAACATTCGATCCAGAACCTGGGCTACAAACTTCCAGTCTTGTACCACCTGTGCCAAAAAAGAAGCATATATCATTTTTGTCATcacttgttgttttgttttaactcaaaaaataaagattggggccaaaaaaaaaaacaacaaccacaaaatcGAATAAACTCACCTCTCTGACCTCATTTTCTTTAACTACGTGCATGGTTATGTAGCGGATAGAATCCAAAGCTGCTTGTAGGTTATGTCGGGTGTAAAGGAGAGGAGTGAACTCAGGTGAGTCCTTCCTCAATCCCAGTCTGACAGCTCCCCCTGTCCCAGCTAATCCAGCTGTGGCGTAGCGGTCCACGTGGCTGCGCATGCACAACAGCTTGGGTAGTCGATGCAGGAAGATCCTCTTCACCCACGGTGCCATGCCATGATGTGTAGAAGAGGAGCGGTGGTGGATGTTGATGGCAAAAacggtgatgatgatggagagCGTGACGAAGATCATGGTGAAGACCAGGTACTCCCCGATGAGAGGGATAGccttggaggaggaggggatgatCTCCTCTATGACCAGGAGGAAGACAGTGAGCGAGACCAGCACTGAGGTGCAGAGAGAGATCTTCTCGCCACCATTGGAGGGCAGATAGAAGACGAGGATGGTGAGGAAGGACAGGCCGATGCAGgggatgatgaggaagagggTGTAGAAAAGAGGCAACCTGCGGATGATGAAGAAGTAGGTAATGGTGGGATAGGAAGAGCTGCTGTCTGTCCTCAGACCGCGGCTGCCTGTGGCCTTCACTATCTCCCACTCGCCATTGTCAAAATAGTCCTGCTTGTCCACGTGGAATTCCTCCAGAATGATGTCGaccttttaaataaagaaaatctcaTGACAATCATTGCTCATAACTGACGCTGATGAAATGTGCACACACTGTGGAATATACACTAACCTGGGAGCCATCATAGGTCCAGGAGCCAAACTTCATTGAACAGTTCTGGAGGTCGAAGGGGAAGAAGGTGACGTCAATGGTGCAGGCCGATTTGTAATTAGCTGGTGGTGTCCATGATATTGTTCCATCATACTTAACAACAGCCTTGGTGACAGTACCCTCAAAACGACCATCTGCACTGTTGGAAGAAATaacatttcttcatttacaAGATAAAGAACAGATTTAGCTGCAGTTTTAGCTGATTAGCTAGATTAGCTTTTCTGAAACAACCACCACTAACTCTTTCTTTAAGGTTTTTGACTGAACTAAAATAAGTAATGGTTGGTCCTCTAAAATCATTTGAGGACTTTTAAATATACACTTCTTTCTTATCATGTAAGTCATTAGACAAACttggaaaatataaaaatgtctcaCATCTATGTGAGCTTCTTTTTCATGCATCATCTTACATACTTATCATACAGCACAACGTCAGGGAGCCAGATCCTGTCAGAAGGGACTCGTATAGTTGTGATGCCCAGATAGTCATCAGGGTTCCATCTGAGTTTCATGTCATTCCACTCCTACATTAAGAAAAAATGGAAAGTCAGTATAAACAAAGAAGAATTCTACTCATAGAAGCTTTAAGTTGATTATATTCTTTATGTGCCATAATATTTTCCaagtgtacagtacatgcagtacATGGTAAGTAAATGGTAATGGTAATAAATAGGAGGGTAAGCTGGTGTATGGAAAAAGCTTAAGCGCAGTATTCTTTTCAACAAAAAAGGTGACCGCCAGATGCAGGAGAAAAGATGCAATTATGAAATATGACATTCCTCCCACTTTGCAAACGAAATCTATGATAGATAGACATCACCACCGTGGCCACTGCCATCCCTTTATGCATAATGTAATCCATCACTGTGAAAGGGGGCAACTGACCTGAAAGGCAGAGGCTGGTCTGTGGGGATAATTCATAAGATGTATGACACACAGGACGATCCAGACCATGAATAAGGCTGACAGAAGCTGCAGTGGGGAGGAGGCAACTAGTGGAGGCAGGCGCGTGGGCACAGGGCCGAAAGGACTCATTTAGATAAGAACTGTCAGTGAAATGCCACCAGACCAGATTACAAAGGGGGTGTGGGGAGGCTGACACCAACAGCACCTCTTTAACAAATCTACCtgcatgttgtgtttactgcagGTACAGTAGAGAAATGCAAGGCTACTCTTGTGTAGGTTAGTTGTCTACATTAGCTTTACTTGCCTGTTTCATCCACACATTGGTTGTCATTAGCTGGTTTTTCTCATCCTAGAATGGTGAAACAACAAAGTTTAGATTTTAATTCAAAAAGTGgctattacatttttatagagAAACAATTTAACATCTTTTAGTGCTATGTTTATGAAGTTAAAACCTCAGTGACACACAttcatgaaatgaaacatataaGCAGTCGCTTTCTTTGTTCACCGAGGGCTCGATGTTAGTCCATTGTACTAGTTTCCTTGAGCAAGTTGTCCTGCCAAgactttctgttgtgtttggactctttctgtttttgttcttttggatTTTCTGTGTAACACTTGTGTTGCCTGGTCATTTGGTTGAGCTTGTTTATGTCATTTGACTTTGGGGGACTTTCTTGCATTTTCGGTTGGATCGTGTTGTGTGTTCTGGgattctgttttctctgtgtttcacttgtgtgtttcttcactcCTCCTGTGTTCGTGTGTCCCTCGTCTGCCCTGCATTACtcttgttagccctgccctgctaaTAGTGCCTTCCCCAGTctatcagctcccagtctgcccttgtgttgtgtcacctgttcCTTGTCTgattactttagttcctgttttattttgaaatgttttctccttgtgtcttgttacttttacttcctgtgttttcctgCCTCTGTTGATTGcctcatgtgtttcacctgtcTTGTTTCACTCacctgtgttcagtttgtaatCAGACCCTGTGTATTTAAATCCTGttgtcagttcagtttttgttgagttGTCTGTGGTCATGGTCAGTGTTCCTGTGTATCCAGTCAGTTTTCCTGGTTCCTGTTCTCAGTGTCTCCTGAGTCTTTCGAGTATCcaataaatatttctttatctGATCCTGCCTACCTGCTGTCAtttgcatttgggtccacctgctccactcacttCCTGACACACGTCTAAAGTCTTTTGTCTTTAACCTTTGGACTGCTATTGCACTTACAATTAACCACTATATGGTAATAAaattacatcacatttaaaaatcacCCTTGTGTTTTGAGGTGtcaaatacaatacagtgttATCTGAATCGTATATCTTATATCCTCACCACATCAACTAGCTGGGAGATGGCCAGTCCAAACTTCACACAGATGGTCTGGTTTAGGTATTCCACCGGACGAACCCATTTCTGATAGTTTCCAAAGAGGTGTTTGAACAGCTTGTCCTCTGCTTTTGCATACGAGGAGAGTTTTGGAACCCCTAAAAGGTGTGAAAAGACAAGAAGGTTAACTAGAaaaatgttacagtttattAACTTGCATGTAATTGAACAAATACAGCTTCTTTAATTTATTCAGATGTCCGATATAGACTCCATGGTTGATTTTCAGCTCTGTTTCTAACAGCACTTCACTCTGATCTTATCACAATGCTCATATCTAGAGTGTCTGAACTCTGGTGTCATTATCCTTAAAACATATTATGCATGAAAGCCTGATAATCTGTCGAAACGACTAGATCTGACACCTGTGTGCTATGCAACAGCAACAGAGATGGTGGCCTTTCATatttttagttactttttatcTGTAATGTGCCATTACAAAAAGAAGGATGATACTAACCCTTGACTGTCAACTAGACCTAACTTACAACAGAATACTGTGTCTCACAGTGCTACAGCATATTCTGTTGAGCTAGTAATATACAATATGAGTCTCAAAGGATTTCCAGTCTGATGGTAATACGTTAAATAGAGCATAGTATATGAGTGGTAAACACGTAAAGAAGGCCCCAGTTCTGGGGACCAAACAAAAGCACCCCAAGCAGATTCCATTTCTCCCAGGTTTAGTGAGGCAATTGTATGCAAGTGATTTCAAATATGATTGGAGAAAGAATTGCTGATATTTGTCtcacttcatatttactgtatgttcttcTTCTGCCATAGTTATAAAAGATGAGCCTATTTACCTGTCTTGCATTGTGACTTGTGTGTCAGTTATTGTGATTTTTGGATgcctttcatttaaaatttgCTGCTTACCAGTGGCTTTGATCCTGTCAACAGcaacaagtcaaaatattttCTGAACCATGGAATTATGGTGGCAATAGAGGGATTATTGTAACTGATCTCAAAATGTGTACATACATTTGTTGGACTGACATTGCCAGTTCAAATCTAATTGGTACTACTTGGCcaacacaaaaatattgaaCTGGATTTTTGTCTATTATTTGTTATATGCAAgggtaaatataaaaaaaaactgttgagtTGAGCCAATTTCTGTCTGACACAGTATCAACaacaattaaacatttaaagtttgACAATAGCATTCATCACAGGACAGAACTCTAGAGATCCCAAGTAAAAGCAGTGTCATATAATATCTATCTGGTCAGCTTACATTAATCAAAAACATGCATTGACTAGGGGACAGAGAATGCAGTCATGGCATTACATGTAGGTACATGATAACTGTAACTGACGGATCTCTTCATACAACAGTGCCACAGTCGAACTGCTGCATTTTCTGAAGCAGAGCTCTACTGCAGactgcagaaaaacagcagaaaaatatcaatcacaCTTTGAATTACACACAAtttctttcctcctgttctttAAATCACCCACCAGCATGGTTATAAACTCAATTTATGGATGGAGAATGTGGTCAGAAATCTACAACGAGAATGACCACAAACGCATGGTGTTACTTTCTCAGTGTATTAATCAATAAAGACAAGGCTGCAACACCCTCAATCAATGACTGTGTTATTGGCTAATTCATCTTCTTTTCAGTCTCTCCCCCCAATATCACCAGCATCCTGCTTGGCTGAAAAGTATGCTATAGAATCATGCCATATAAAGCCATAAATGTACTCATAAAAAAGATATAGTACTATAAGCTAAagaaatgatgatgtaatgaaATGATGTTTACACCTAACGTTGAGTAAAATTAATAGTTACATTCCTGCATTTTCAAGGAGAATCAAGTCAAGGCTTGCCTGCAGTCTGCCAATTGCAGTGGGCAGCATGACAAAAATCAAATCTGTGCtgtaaataaagtaaacatGGATAATATACCTGCTACcataaagatgatgatgattacatTGAGACATTGCTACTACCAGCGAAATATGCAAAACATTAACAATATAATAAGAGAAATCTATAAAATCTATAGCAGATAATAACAGAATATAagactcatacacacacaaacatgcataaatatactgcatatatacactgcagatactgtatacatgcatacaagtacagtacagtagatacactgtcatggcaacagcagttcatctcttccctcctctcctttaaGTTCATACCATTAATCTCTGTGTTATACATAATGTACTAACCTTTCCTATTActcttcacctgcccagcagctGTCACTGCTGAGCATCCCACCTCAGCTCATCGCCTCACCCAGTCATCAGTCCACCCAGCTGCCAGCTAACAGTTGATTTGTTTCTCAGGCAGTCCAACTTTTATTCTTGGTTGGTCCTACCTGTACCTTTTGACGACTACTTTTTTCCTGAGCCATCTGAATATTCTTTCTGGTTTTCCAGATTTTGTGTCAGTGATTGTGTTGTGTCTCTCCATCATGTACAGTAGCAAGAAATATTACTCAGTGTAGCGATAAGAAAACAGTGTCATTCAATATAACAGTGCTACTGCCAGAATCACAGTCAAACTGCTGCATTGTTTTGCTGAAGCAGAACTCCACTACAGACTGAAAAATATCGATCACATTTTGAATTGATGACTACTTGCTTTCCTGAGTCATCTGAATATGCTTTTCTGGTTTTCCAGATGTTGCGTTACTGATTGTGTTGTGATTCTCTGTCATGTACAGTAGCAGGagaatttcagtattattattattattattattattattattattattattattgttgttgttgttgttgttgttgttattattattagaattcTGGGTTTTAggagaaaatataaatgtttatttcaattttagGTGGTCTTTTACTGCTATTAGACATGTGCAGTTGTTCAATAGCTGAACAGTCCACTAACTGTTTCTGCAATATTTTCAGCTCAATTATTACGACTTtcatgcagctaaaatcattaaaaaatctGATATAAGAGGGTAAGTGTCCACACTGACACCAAAACTTTTTGTTTGCACAACTGACCTTAATTGGCAAGCTCTCCTCACTCTTCACTTTACGACCATTTGCCAATTTCTACTtcttctctccctgtctctgcAGTTCATCTTTGACTATGCCATCTGTCATACTGAGCGTATTACATTCTGCCACGGTAATTTGATGAGGCATTCCCAACTTACGCAGTGAGTGGCACAGGTGGCAACAGCACAGCAatggcagcaacagcagcagtgcGAGAGAGGTGGCTGCCCCTCCTGCTCTCAGCATCATATCAGAGGTGGCACCGCATCAACACAGCTGGTCCCTCAGGCATCACAGAgctggaaaataaatgttaaaaactgtgGTTATGCTTCTGTTTACATTGGGCAAATATTGGTGCAGTAAGAGTGTGACATTAAACATGCCTTAGGTTACTACACCCCTGCTTACTCCCCTTTGCTGTGTGCAATCCCAGTCACGTATTTCAgtgaataagacagataaaaaaaatcatccttgTGTCATCCATGCTAAATAACAAACTGCATTTAAATGGCTCACACACCTTTAATATAGAGAGCAACATCCTGCACAAGCCAAGAATGCACTCTTCTCTCACCTTACTAACCTGGATGCAAATGCTGCACATACCTGCTCAGAGTCTCTGCCATTACCACACAATCCAGAGAAGcagtggtggtggaggtggtgggagTCTTGACGACAGCGACAGTGCTGCTCTAGTGCTCCTCCATTCCATGCAGGTTCTTTCTCTTGCCTCGTACAGATGCTGCTTCACTCTCTGCTGCATCCAATTGTGCACAGgctcatctcttcctcctcctcctcctcctcctccaccccctctTCCTTCAGAAAGCCCGCCCTGTTTTCCCCCATCCCCCATATCCCATCTCCTAGCATTCTTGTGGTCACTAATCATAGAACGGAATAGTCAGACCCTCTGTGCAGCCACATCACTCCCTCTCAACAGCACACAAAATGACGGGGGGCCAGCTCTGCAACTGATAATCTGCTTTGTACTTCCTCAAGTTTTCAGGTTGTTACAGTGTCTGGTGTCCACAGCCACATATGATGTTTTGTACCTCttatttctctcactctctctatatgtgtgcatgtgtgtgctctTATGGCGACAGCATATTGTGGGAACCAGAG carries:
- the LOC137189507 gene encoding UDP-glucuronosyltransferase 2C1-like, whose product is MDIMIKALHTQGHSVDVVRTNQSWYIKDDSPHYNTITVPVSEAFNHDFVNPILKKIIDIERGESSVLSFASLQVEMFNAMFNIHRIMCKMATNMFKDNDLMKNLKESKYDMVFTDPAWGAGIILSHALKLPLVYNVRWVTSGEGHMAIAPSPLSYIPLTGSGLSDKMTFIQRVKNLIFYVIWQAQDIFLIRPQYQAVCDEFFGPQVRYSDLLQGADLWLMRVDFVFEFPRPTMPNVIYIGGFQCKPAKPLPQHLEEFVQSSGEHGVILMSLGTFVSELPADLTNKIAAAFATLPQKVIWRHKGDRPATLGNNTLLVDWMPQNDLLGHPKTKLFVAHGGTNGVQEAIYHGVPVVGLPVFFDQYDNLLRLKERGAAKILTINTVDKDNSFLKAIQEVLNDPSYRMNMQRLSRLHRDQPMKPLDNALFWIEFVMRHKGAAHLRTESYKLPWYSYYSVDVVLTLLATVVVIFFLPFVFLRFACLENKKKTNKK
- the chrna5 gene encoding neuronal acetylcholine receptor subunit alpha-5, yielding MMLRAGGAATSLALLLLLPLLCCCHLCHSLRVPKLSSYAKAEDKLFKHLFGNYQKWVRPVEYLNQTICVKFGLAISQLVDVDEKNQLMTTNVWMKQEWNDMKLRWNPDDYLGITTIRVPSDRIWLPDVVLYDNADGRFEGTVTKAVVKYDGTISWTPPANYKSACTIDVTFFPFDLQNCSMKFGSWTYDGSQVDIILEEFHVDKQDYFDNGEWEIVKATGSRGLRTDSSSSYPTITYFFIIRRLPLFYTLFLIIPCIGLSFLTILVFYLPSNGGEKISLCTSVLVSLTVFLLVIEEIIPSSSKAIPLIGEYLVFTMIFVTLSIIITVFAINIHHRSSSTHHGMAPWVKRIFLHRLPKLLCMRSHVDRYATAGLAGTGGAVRLGLRKDSPEFTPLLYTRHNLQAALDSIRYITMHVVKENEVREVVQDWKFVAQVLDRMFLWAFLLVSILGSALLFIPVIYKWASIIVPNHAGSTL